One region of Mucilaginibacter gotjawali genomic DNA includes:
- a CDS encoding 2-hydroxyacid dehydrogenase produces the protein MKNTILIVDDIHPIFMEKVESLGYQCDYRPLIKPDEALQILGDYEGLVMRSKFKLNRQYIDAGKNLRFVCRAGAGMDNIDEAYTSEKGITLINAPEGNMDAVGEHAVGMLLALMNNFNVADAQIRAGSWQREANRGYELKGKTVGIIGYGFMGHSFARKLSGFEVNVIAYDKYKTGFSDQYAREVSMEEIVKHSDVLSLHIPLTPETAGLVNEEYLFHFKKPIFLINTARGKAVQTQAVLNAIKQGKVLGAGLDVLEIEKFPTLAEQEWFDELRQSGKVILTPHVAGWTFDSYRKISEVMAEKLASLSMVHGR, from the coding sequence TTGAAAAACACCATCCTGATTGTTGATGATATCCACCCCATTTTTATGGAAAAGGTGGAATCCCTTGGTTATCAATGCGATTACCGCCCTTTAATAAAACCTGATGAAGCTCTGCAAATTCTGGGCGACTACGAAGGCCTGGTAATGCGCTCAAAGTTTAAACTGAACCGCCAGTACATTGATGCCGGTAAAAACCTGCGCTTTGTATGCCGCGCCGGTGCCGGCATGGACAATATCGACGAAGCCTACACCTCCGAAAAAGGCATCACCCTCATCAACGCACCCGAAGGCAATATGGATGCCGTTGGCGAGCACGCCGTTGGAATGCTATTGGCCCTGATGAATAACTTTAACGTTGCCGACGCACAGATCCGCGCCGGAAGCTGGCAGCGCGAAGCGAACCGGGGTTACGAGTTAAAAGGGAAAACCGTGGGCATTATTGGCTATGGCTTTATGGGGCATAGTTTTGCCCGCAAACTATCCGGCTTTGAGGTAAATGTGATCGCTTACGATAAATACAAAACCGGCTTCAGCGACCAGTATGCCCGCGAGGTAAGCATGGAAGAAATTGTGAAACACAGCGATGTGTTAAGCCTGCATATCCCGCTAACGCCCGAAACTGCCGGCCTGGTAAATGAAGAATACCTGTTCCATTTTAAAAAGCCCATATTCTTGATCAATACCGCCCGTGGTAAGGCGGTGCAAACCCAAGCAGTACTGAATGCCATTAAACAGGGTAAAGTTTTGGGTGCAGGGCTTGACGTGCTTGAAATTGAAAAATTCCCGACCCTTGCCGAACAGGAGTGGTTTGATGAATTACGTCAATCCGGCAAAGTGATCTTAACCCCGCATGTAGCCGGCTGGACATTTGACTCGTACCGCAAGATCAGCGAGGTAATGGCGGAGAAGCTTGCTTCGCTGTCCATGGTCCATGGTCGATAG
- the panC gene encoding pantoate--beta-alanine ligase, whose amino-acid sequence MNIFTTKHSLGQFLQEIRDTNKTIGFVPTMGALHEGHLSLIEQARQANDEVVCSIFVNPSQFNDPKDLEKYPRTIEADIKMLEKGNCDILFNPPVSEIYDANEKWHLNIGEAEHLLEGKFRPGHYQGVTQVVYKLFNIVKPDTAFFGQKDYQQFMIINHMVKQLAMPVKLVMCPILREADGLAMSSRNIHLTAADRQHALILSKTLNWVKDNFSRDNLAALKEQADNMIINESGVEPDYFEIADADTLHPATENSKSIIALVAAKVGKTRLIDNVFLVDRP is encoded by the coding sequence TTGAACATTTTTACAACAAAGCACTCCCTGGGGCAATTTTTGCAGGAAATAAGGGATACAAATAAAACCATTGGTTTTGTACCTACTATGGGTGCACTTCATGAGGGGCACCTGAGTTTAATTGAACAGGCGCGGCAAGCCAACGATGAGGTTGTTTGCAGTATTTTTGTAAACCCCAGCCAGTTTAATGATCCCAAAGACCTGGAGAAATACCCGCGTACCATTGAGGCGGATATTAAAATGCTTGAAAAGGGAAACTGTGATATTTTGTTCAATCCCCCGGTGAGCGAAATTTATGATGCTAATGAGAAATGGCATTTAAACATCGGCGAAGCGGAGCATTTGCTGGAAGGGAAATTCAGGCCGGGCCACTACCAGGGGGTTACCCAGGTGGTTTATAAACTGTTTAATATTGTGAAGCCCGATACCGCCTTTTTCGGTCAGAAGGATTACCAGCAGTTTATGATCATCAACCACATGGTAAAACAATTAGCCATGCCGGTAAAACTGGTGATGTGTCCTATTTTACGCGAAGCCGATGGCCTGGCTATGAGCTCAAGGAATATCCACCTCACTGCCGCAGACCGGCAGCATGCGCTCATCCTATCAAAAACATTGAACTGGGTAAAGGATAATTTCAGCAGGGATAACCTGGCTGCTCTGAAGGAACAGGCTGACAATATGATCATCAATGAGTCCGGTGTTGAACCTGATTATTTTGAAATTGCCGATGCCGACACCCTGCATCCCGCTACCGAAAATTCTAAAAGTATCATCGCCCTGGTTGCCGCCAAAGTGGGCAAGACAAGGTTGATAGATAATGTTTTTTTGGTCGATAGACCATAG
- a CDS encoding glycogen/starch synthase has protein sequence MGKSKLLFITHEMSPFLELSKISEITRQLPQAMQEKGYEIRILMPRFGNINERRNRLHEVIRLSGMNIIINDNDNPLIIKVASIPAARMQVYFLDNEEYFQRKHVFTDKDGKFYADNDERMIFFCKGALETVKKLGWAPDIIHCHGWMSALVPAYLKTTYKDDPTFKNSKIVYSIYENDFTTAMDPDFAQKAVMGDMTEKHTEIFSAGTNSALYAGAIQYSDGLVLAGENIDEEVLNIVKNSNKSVLEFESTADFENYYNFYDEIANEELAQVV, from the coding sequence ATGGGTAAATCTAAGCTTTTGTTTATAACTCACGAAATGTCTCCTTTCCTTGAACTCTCAAAAATTTCTGAAATTACGCGCCAGTTACCACAGGCGATGCAGGAAAAAGGTTACGAAATACGTATCCTGATGCCCCGTTTCGGAAATATCAACGAGAGAAGGAACCGTTTGCATGAAGTGATACGTTTATCGGGGATGAATATCATCATCAACGATAACGACAATCCGCTGATAATTAAAGTTGCTTCTATTCCCGCAGCGCGGATGCAGGTTTATTTTCTGGATAATGAAGAATATTTTCAGCGCAAGCATGTTTTCACGGATAAAGACGGGAAATTTTATGCTGACAATGACGAGCGAATGATCTTCTTTTGCAAAGGTGCACTTGAAACAGTGAAGAAATTAGGCTGGGCTCCTGACATCATCCATTGCCACGGCTGGATGAGTGCTTTGGTACCGGCGTATTTAAAAACCACGTATAAAGACGATCCAACCTTTAAAAATTCAAAAATAGTTTACTCTATTTACGAAAACGACTTTACTACTGCAATGGATCCTGATTTTGCACAAAAAGCAGTGATGGGCGATATGACGGAAAAGCATACCGAAATTTTTAGCGCAGGAACAAATTCAGCTTTATATGCGGGTGCCATCCAATACAGCGACGGATTGGTACTAGCCGGTGAAAATATCGACGAAGAAGTGTTAAATATTGTTAAAAACAGCAACAAATCGGTTTTAGAGTTCGAATCCACCGCTGATTTCGAAAATTATTACAATTTTTACGACGAAATTGCCAATGAAGAATTGGCACAAGTTGTATAA
- a CDS encoding DUF4270 family protein, producing MKFFRLDLLTLLISLFILNSCKNQDAVGLGVSSGQTASNLIDTSTIVVNTVPEDSVITSGLTKSPVSCFRDPIFGSTMTALATDLNLPGQGSYTPPTGTVYIDSARLVLNYANGFYGDSITSKYTINVYQLKSLFRTDTAYYNNKNFGYSTTNFADYSSQSPIGTLTFNARPHDSIKVYNIITGAADTLIKVPPQIRIPIDPSFINTNLFGASSTTLGSNTIFKTKVKGLLIKLDSTKTTGSGGSIMFSNADSLVVYYRSVIGTTIDTAVVKLPIVSTATSIHHNYSTAIRNELNNTKSGSRNLFYLQGPIGLRAKVSFPHLLQNFRASLLSNNQDVVINRAELVVTPQPGTYIPFAPMPKISMYQLDIALQRIELQDASSADARSGGVGVFGGFYNSTQNEYHFIVTAYVQDLLYGKTVDYGTYIGPIDNTNTTTVDIGATAQVASRTVAIGTDKNSPYRLKLNIIYTKVAK from the coding sequence ATGAAATTTTTCCGCTTAGACTTATTGACCCTGTTGATAAGTCTTTTTATTTTGAATAGTTGTAAAAACCAGGATGCTGTTGGTTTGGGCGTAAGTTCAGGTCAGACAGCCAGCAACCTGATCGATACATCAACAATTGTGGTAAATACCGTCCCCGAAGATTCTGTGATAACGTCTGGTTTGACAAAAAGCCCGGTTAGTTGTTTTCGCGATCCTATATTCGGAAGCACAATGACTGCTTTGGCCACCGACCTGAATTTACCCGGCCAGGGATCATACACCCCTCCTACCGGTACGGTATATATCGACTCCGCACGGCTTGTTTTAAATTATGCCAACGGTTTTTACGGTGATTCCATCACCTCAAAATATACCATTAATGTTTACCAGCTAAAATCACTGTTCAGGACGGATACCGCCTATTACAACAACAAAAATTTTGGATACAGCACCACCAATTTTGCGGATTATTCTTCACAGTCGCCAATAGGAACGCTTACGTTTAATGCCAGGCCGCATGATTCCATAAAGGTTTATAATATCATTACCGGTGCGGCTGACACCTTGATTAAGGTACCACCCCAGATCAGGATCCCGATCGATCCTTCTTTTATCAACACCAATCTTTTTGGCGCAAGTTCAACAACGCTGGGGTCCAACACTATTTTTAAAACCAAGGTTAAGGGATTATTGATCAAGCTTGATTCAACAAAAACTACCGGATCCGGCGGATCTATTATGTTCAGCAATGCAGACTCGCTGGTGGTTTATTACCGCTCGGTTATTGGTACAACCATTGATACTGCCGTAGTTAAACTGCCTATTGTAAGCACGGCAACGTCAATTCACCATAATTATTCAACCGCTATCCGCAACGAACTTAACAATACCAAAAGTGGCTCGCGAAATTTATTTTATTTGCAGGGGCCTATTGGCTTAAGGGCTAAAGTGAGTTTTCCGCATTTATTGCAGAATTTCAGGGCGAGCCTGTTAAGTAACAACCAGGATGTGGTTATCAACCGCGCCGAACTGGTGGTTACGCCGCAGCCGGGTACCTATATCCCATTTGCGCCTATGCCTAAAATAAGCATGTACCAGCTCGACATCGCCTTGCAACGAATCGAATTACAGGACGCCAGTTCTGCTGACGCACGTTCAGGTGGTGTTGGCGTATTTGGCGGATTTTATAATTCCACGCAAAATGAATATCATTTTATAGTAACTGCCTACGTGCAGGACCTGCTATACGGAAAAACCGTCGATTATGGCACCTATATTGGCCCCATTGATAATACAAATACCACTACTGTAGATATAGGAGCCACCGCACAGGTTGCTTCGCGTACGGTAGCCATCGGGACTGATAAGAATTCGCCTTATCGTTTAAAGCTAAATATTATTTATACCAAGGTTGCTAAGTAA
- the glmS gene encoding glutamine--fructose-6-phosphate transaminase (isomerizing), translating into MCGIVGYIGFRDAYPIIIKGLHRLEYRGYDSAGISLFDNGLKVYKKAGKVSDLENFVKDIDLQGSMGMGHTRWATHGAPSDRNSHPHSSGNRKLTIIHNGIIENYGPIKETLTHKGHIFKSDTDTEVLVHLIEDIQNETGFGLREAVRVALTKVIGAYAIVIMSDDEPDLLIAARKGSPMVIGVGKGEYFIASDATPIVEYTKNVIYLNDNEVAYISRENLLIKTIDNQVHTPYIQELDLKLEMLEKGGYDHFMLKEIYEQPRSIRDCMRGRIYPEQGKVQLGGIKEYTEKLKNIDRIIIVACGTSWHAGLVGEYLIEEYARVPVEVEYASEFRYRNPIITEKDLVIAISQSGETADTMAAIELAKEKGATIFGICNVVGASIPRTTHAGVYTHAGPEIGVASTKAFTAQVTVLTLMAFYIAQQRGTITQSKLVEHLTELNSIPELVERALKSNDHIKEIAAKFKDSTNCLFLGRGSSFPVALEGALKLKEISYIHAEGYPAAEMKHGPIALIDDDMPVVFIATKDSSYEKVISNIQEVKARKGHVIAIVTEGDTEVKGMADFVIEIPETDEAFVPLLATIPLQLLAYHIAVMRGCNVDQPRNLAKSVTVE; encoded by the coding sequence ATGTGTGGAATTGTAGGTTATATAGGTTTTAGAGATGCGTACCCGATTATTATAAAAGGGTTACACCGTTTGGAATACCGCGGATATGATAGCGCGGGTATTTCGTTATTTGATAATGGGCTAAAGGTTTATAAAAAGGCCGGTAAAGTTAGCGACCTTGAAAACTTTGTTAAGGATATTGATTTACAGGGCTCAATGGGAATGGGCCATACCCGCTGGGCAACACATGGTGCGCCAAGCGACCGAAATTCGCACCCGCATTCATCGGGGAACAGGAAACTAACCATCATCCACAATGGCATTATCGAAAATTATGGCCCGATAAAAGAAACGCTGACTCATAAAGGCCATATTTTTAAAAGCGACACTGATACCGAGGTATTGGTTCACCTGATTGAAGATATTCAGAACGAGACTGGTTTTGGCCTGCGCGAAGCAGTAAGAGTTGCGCTGACCAAAGTGATAGGGGCGTATGCAATTGTTATTATGAGCGATGACGAACCTGATCTGCTTATTGCGGCCCGAAAAGGCAGCCCAATGGTGATAGGCGTAGGTAAGGGCGAATACTTTATTGCATCTGACGCAACTCCGATTGTTGAATACACAAAAAACGTCATCTATCTGAATGATAACGAAGTGGCTTACATCAGTCGCGAGAATTTATTGATAAAAACGATTGATAACCAGGTTCACACGCCTTACATACAGGAACTCGATCTGAAGCTCGAAATGCTCGAAAAGGGCGGCTACGATCACTTCATGCTGAAAGAGATTTATGAGCAACCCCGCTCAATAAGGGATTGCATGCGCGGCCGTATTTACCCGGAGCAGGGCAAAGTGCAGCTGGGCGGAATAAAGGAATATACCGAGAAGCTCAAAAATATCGACCGTATCATCATCGTAGCATGCGGTACTTCATGGCACGCTGGCTTAGTAGGCGAATATTTGATTGAAGAGTATGCCCGTGTACCCGTTGAGGTTGAATATGCATCGGAATTCAGGTACCGCAATCCTATTATTACTGAAAAGGACCTGGTAATTGCCATTTCCCAATCAGGTGAAACTGCCGATACCATGGCAGCCATTGAACTTGCCAAAGAAAAGGGTGCAACCATTTTCGGGATCTGTAACGTTGTAGGCGCCTCAATACCCCGTACTACGCACGCTGGTGTTTACACGCATGCCGGCCCCGAAATAGGGGTAGCCTCAACCAAGGCATTTACCGCGCAGGTTACTGTACTCACATTAATGGCATTTTATATTGCCCAGCAAAGAGGTACGATTACCCAAAGCAAGTTGGTTGAACATTTAACAGAGTTAAATTCGATACCCGAACTGGTTGAGCGCGCGCTAAAATCAAACGACCATATCAAAGAGATTGCAGCAAAATTTAAGGACTCAACCAATTGCTTGTTCCTTGGCCGCGGAAGCTCCTTCCCTGTAGCACTGGAAGGCGCATTAAAACTCAAGGAGATCTCTTACATCCATGCCGAAGGTTATCCTGCGGCCGAAATGAAACACGGCCCTATCGCTTTAATTGACGATGATATGCCGGTGGTATTTATCGCCACCAAAGATTCGTCATACGAAAAGGTGATCAGCAATATCCAGGAAGTAAAAGCACGCAAGGGGCACGTAATTGCCATCGTTACTGAAGGTGATACCGAAGTAAAAGGAATGGCAGATTTTGTGATAGAAATACCCGAAACTGATGAGGCCTTTGTGCCCTTACTGGCTACCATCCCGTTACAATTACTGGCCTACCATATTGCCGTAATGCGTGGCTGCAATGTTGACCAGCCCCGTAATTTAGCAAAATCGGTAACGGTGGAATAG
- a CDS encoding catalase — METNKKKLTTASGIPYAENENSMTVGPRGPILLQDFILHEKMAHFNRERIPERVVHAKGSGAYGTFTVTHDISKYTRAKLFNYIGKQTKTFLRFSTVGGEKGSADTERDPRGFALKFYTEEGNWDLVGNNTPVFFVKDPKKFSDFIHTQKRDPYTNCKSPTMMWDFWSLNPESLHQVTILMSSRGTPYGYRHMDGFGSHTFSMINAKNERHWVKFHFKTQQGIKNFTGDEASAMRGVDPDFAQHDLLHAIDSGDFPKWALKIQVMTEEQAKTYQWNPFDLTKVWPHADFPLIDVGVLELNQNPDNYFAHVEQSAFAPAHVVDGIGYSPDKMLQGRLLSYPDAHRHRLGANYEQIPVNRCPFAVNNYERDGQMRVDGNYGSSPNYFPNSFDDIVADEHYKEPSWDLGTSLAGWYDRNAEGENDHYTQPGNLYRLMSDDEKHELVKNITGAMSGIEGPKRELIINRQLCHWFRADIGLGMAVAKGLQVNTDEAMKAMAGYV, encoded by the coding sequence ATGGAAACGAACAAGAAAAAGCTGACCACCGCATCCGGGATCCCCTATGCTGAGAATGAAAACTCCATGACCGTCGGGCCACGCGGACCCATATTGCTGCAGGATTTTATTCTGCACGAAAAAATGGCCCACTTTAACCGGGAGCGGATACCCGAACGCGTAGTACATGCCAAGGGATCAGGCGCTTACGGTACCTTTACGGTTACGCATGATATTTCAAAATATACAAGGGCTAAGCTTTTTAATTACATAGGCAAGCAAACCAAAACTTTTCTCAGGTTCTCTACCGTTGGCGGCGAAAAAGGCTCGGCTGATACAGAACGCGACCCACGCGGGTTTGCTTTAAAATTTTACACTGAAGAAGGAAACTGGGATTTGGTGGGCAATAATACCCCGGTATTTTTTGTAAAGGACCCGAAAAAGTTCAGTGATTTTATCCATACCCAAAAGCGCGACCCCTACACCAACTGCAAGAGCCCAACCATGATGTGGGATTTTTGGTCGTTAAACCCGGAGAGCTTACACCAGGTAACCATCCTGATGTCAAGCAGAGGCACGCCCTACGGTTACCGGCATATGGATGGTTTTGGCAGTCATACTTTCTCCATGATCAACGCTAAAAATGAACGGCATTGGGTAAAATTCCATTTTAAAACCCAGCAGGGAATCAAAAATTTTACAGGTGACGAAGCCAGTGCGATGCGGGGCGTAGATCCTGATTTTGCACAACACGACCTGTTGCATGCGATTGATAGCGGTGATTTCCCAAAATGGGCCTTAAAAATACAGGTAATGACCGAAGAACAGGCAAAAACCTATCAATGGAACCCATTCGACCTGACAAAAGTTTGGCCGCATGCCGATTTTCCGCTGATTGATGTGGGTGTGCTGGAGTTAAATCAAAACCCGGACAATTACTTCGCCCATGTGGAACAATCTGCGTTTGCGCCGGCCCACGTAGTGGATGGTATTGGATATTCACCGGATAAAATGCTCCAGGGGCGTTTATTGTCGTACCCGGATGCGCATCGTCATCGCCTTGGCGCCAATTACGAGCAGATCCCGGTTAACAGGTGCCCTTTTGCTGTTAATAACTACGAGCGTGATGGACAAATGCGGGTGGATGGAAACTACGGCTCATCGCCTAATTATTTCCCGAATAGTTTTGATGATATTGTTGCCGACGAACATTATAAAGAACCATCGTGGGATTTGGGGACCAGTTTGGCGGGATGGTATGACCGCAATGCCGAAGGCGAAAATGACCATTACACGCAGCCAGGCAACTTATACCGCTTAATGAGCGATGATGAAAAACACGAACTTGTAAAAAATATTACCGGCGCTATGAGCGGAATTGAAGGGCCAAAACGTGAGCTGATCATCAACAGGCAATTATGCCATTGGTTCAGGGCTGACATCGGCCTCGGGATGGCCGTAGCAAAGGGCCTGCAGGTAAATACAGATGAGGCAATGAAAGCAATGGCGGGGTATGTTTAA
- a CDS encoding hydrogen peroxide-inducible genes activator encodes MTITQLEYVVAVDTYRSFVLAAEKCFITQPTLSMQIQKLEDTLGVKLFDRSKQPVVPTEIGNEVIAQARILLSEAEKIKEIITDRQRELSGELKVGIIPTVAPYILPKILHGFIEKYPQVKLIVSEQTTEQIIQQLKLGVIDCGILSTPLHESSLTEIPVFYENFVAYVSKNSKLSKKKSISPDDIDMEEIWILNEGHCMREQVLNICQRRKATQGFKHFEYNTGSVETLKRMVDQNNGATILPELALSELTDKQLDKVRYFKSPEPAREVSVVIQRNFLKRRLIEALKNEILEFLPKRMKSKKKKEVMDI; translated from the coding sequence ATGACTATTACCCAGCTTGAATACGTTGTAGCCGTTGATACTTACAGGAGTTTTGTATTGGCCGCCGAAAAATGCTTTATTACCCAGCCTACGCTAAGCATGCAGATCCAGAAGCTTGAAGATACTTTGGGCGTTAAATTGTTCGATCGCAGCAAACAGCCCGTTGTCCCTACCGAGATCGGGAACGAAGTGATTGCCCAGGCCAGGATCTTACTTTCGGAAGCAGAAAAGATCAAAGAGATTATCACCGACAGGCAGCGGGAGCTTTCCGGAGAGCTGAAAGTGGGTATCATCCCGACGGTGGCGCCTTATATTTTGCCCAAAATATTGCATGGTTTTATCGAAAAATACCCGCAGGTAAAACTCATCGTATCGGAACAAACTACCGAGCAGATCATCCAGCAGTTGAAACTCGGGGTGATCGACTGCGGTATCTTATCCACCCCGCTGCATGAAAGCAGCCTGACTGAGATCCCTGTTTTTTATGAAAACTTTGTGGCTTATGTATCCAAAAACAGCAAGCTTTCAAAAAAGAAGAGCATTAGCCCTGATGATATTGATATGGAAGAGATCTGGATATTGAACGAGGGCCACTGTATGCGCGAACAAGTTTTAAATATCTGCCAGCGTCGCAAAGCTACCCAGGGTTTCAAACATTTTGAGTACAATACCGGCAGCGTTGAAACCTTAAAGCGAATGGTGGACCAAAACAACGGCGCCACCATTTTACCGGAACTGGCCTTATCCGAACTAACCGACAAGCAGTTAGACAAGGTTCGGTATTTTAAATCACCGGAACCTGCCCGCGAAGTGAGCGTAGTGATCCAGCGTAATTTTTTAAAGCGCAGGCTGATCGAGGCCCTTAAAAACGAGATCCTGGAGTTTTTGCCCAAACGGATGAAAAGCAAAAAGAAAAAAGAGGTGATGGATATTTAG